The genomic DNA CTTTGCATTCTTGCTACTCTTTCGTTTTCAATCGGCAACTTGTTCTGCGCGTCGCGCGTACGATCCTCGTAACTGGCGCCAGCTTAGCTCAGGACTTCTGATCGTAGGCGTGATCGTCGTCACGGCTAAAGAAGGGCATCGACTGTTAGACCACCTCATCCCGCTTACTCTCTTACATCCGACTCGTATCTTCGCCGTCTTTTTACAGCTCGTATACCGCTTCGTGTTCAAGGTAACAGCGAACAATGTTCGACGAAGCTCTATGTCCTCAACGAGCGATCGATGAACGTTATAATTAGTCATTCAATCGAATGAATAATACCATATACGAATGGTACTAGAATACCAGGCAATTGTTTTTTAGGTTTCTTATTTGAGGATAATCTAGCGATTCATATCTTCACTGTTTTGTATAACCCTATACTATAGGATGTTCCACGTCTCTATACTAAATTGTACTAGTATATTATGAATATAGGATACGCTGTGTATGctaataaattagtttcataCGAAGAATTgctataaaaatttgtttcaaaagTTTGTGGTCTTTAATTTATGTTTTACAGCCTAGTCAACATCATCATGCATATCGTAAAACGATGTGTACTTAGATCCGAAAAACTTGAGTCTAGGATTATGTATTTGAATTCAAAAGCtgtaaattttgaaaaaaatgttgaaaaagTTTGATTATTTAGGTTTGTCGCAGAAAAGAAACTTATACATTAATTTCGCTTATATCAATACATTTGTTCAtgatttaagaaatttttaataaaactctATTATTTTAGTACAATGTATTGggcaataaaataataataatcaataacaatatgaaatattatctTTGAAAGACTGTCGGAtaaagaacgatatttaatttgtacgtGATTGCAATAGttcgtataaataaattaataatacgcCAAAGTTATAATGGCACAAGTGATatctcattttctttttatgattAGGTCATTAATCTACAACgagaaaattcatataaacgGTGTTCGCGTGATCGATATCCTATTTCAACGAAGTTCATGCTTCCCTACTTTACTTTTAGATGTTAtaaatcataattattttgaTCCTGAAAcactttaattaataaatttcaatttggctaaatatagaaaaattaagtTTGCTTCGTATCTCGTTTCCTGTATAGATACAGTATAATAGGAGTAGAATAACAACACGTCAGTATCCAATCATTAAGCAGAcctgaattttaaataataaatttcatatttaaaatagcAGAAGATATTGACAATACCGTAAATGAAAATGATATTAGTCATAATGtgcatgaaatatttataacacaAAAGTATCGATTGttcagaattttaattagtcagatttaatattatatttgcatAATGTAGATTTTCTTTAATACATTAGGATAATTGaagtttatttttcattttaaatttatttttcattatttacttttatttaaaaaaatcataatataatataataatataatagatgTTTATGAAATTGACTTAATATTAACAATTAcataataaagtaattttaacatttaactacattaatgaaattatgtaACTTAACTGTAATTTATTACATCAAGCGGAATTAAAGAATCCATTAAATCCATCAAACGCATCATTACTCgtaatacttttaattttcattgagATGAATGTACTGCGATTAAATTGATGTACACTTAATTAATATGCGCTTTTAGATGCGTTCTATACCGCATGTTCTTCTTCGCGATCACTATTCAAGAACCGTTGTCGATAAACAATTCAGTAACAGTTCTGTGAATAACTTCGACATGCCATCTCGTCGTACGAAAACGTgttcgaaataaataatttgtcatTTTCTTCATGATTCACGGTATGTATGACACAGTATTACAAATATccttttaaatacattatatataattgttCACATGAAAAACACTTATATCTATGTTTCTGTTCCAAAAATGGTTTCTTTTCTATAAAGAATAACTATGAGTCATAACACAGCGTGATTGAAATCTTTTGTTAGTGTTTAAACAACCTTAACTTTCATTTACTATGATGACTAATTTTTTCGAATTCAAAAGCGATGACAATTACTTCATTGTTGATTGGTTATAGTCCTAACCTTATAAGATAATAGTGTTTAAACTGACCACATAtgatttgtttattatttcaagaacaaacattttattgataatttatattatttttatgcaaaaagtaaaatttttcattcaagtgtatacgtacatataatgtaatagtaACGTAGTCATTTCAAAACGTTTCTACGGGGGGGCGTATATAAATTAACACTGATCTGACGAAAGAGATACGTACGTTAtcgtttatatttctttatcgGACATCCTTTTCCTCTACTTGGTAGTcggaataaaataattaatgctaAAACGAAATTTCGGAAATAAAAAGTTATATCgcgtataaaattattattcgaggaaatgacagaataattaaaaatagtatttatttactaattattatatataaaatatattttatttaagtaaaaaatatttattgtacatattttaataataaacttATTATGGTCCACTTATAAATACCATAAATTATTTCCATGGTGGTTTTACCTTTTGTTGTTCTCCCTTTGTAGATATTTTCTGTGAAATTGGAATAAATTCACTGTTGTCTTGAGTAATCTAGGGATGtaaaatatactatatattagtgaaattttacctaaattataatatttcaaaataatatgaaGTAGACCTATGTACCTACTTCTGATATAGGTTGCCACGCAATATTATCCTCATCTCTAATACTTGGttccttttttaaataatgtttCCTTGGTACTTCTCTGCATAGTAAAGGTGAACTTGAAATATCTCCcgtaatttttgaaaattcttccTTTGCTTGCTGCATCTCAGCAATCTAGGAAATATCAAATCTTATTTTACAGATATAGATATTAAAATCAACTAGAACTTACCAGCCTCACATATTTTCGGAGATCATCCTTAGATTTTTTCCTACTAGCTACTGGAGTTTCATCCAGTGATGTCATGGTACATTCACTTTGATCACGAAAATTTTGTGCATCAGTTACGTATGACATTAACTTTATTGGTTCCTGGGAAATCTTTGTATAGCAGTTTGGCATTGATTCAGACTTTCTTGGACCTCCtgattcaaataatttttcagcATGAATTTTTTGGAGAGGAGtcaaattttccatattttcccctataaatcaatataaattatattatgaGTAAACAATAagttacaatataataattctaccTGATATAATTCGTAAAGCTTGTTGCCATTGTTTCTGCATCACTGAATGAAGTTGTTCTGCAAGTTGAGATTTAGTAGCACGTTGAGAATTAAGTTGCGCTTCTAAAAAGGATGATTTCTGTAGAGCTTCTGCTAACTGAAGCTCACATaatcttttctcttctttatgTTTTTCCTCtagtaaatttatttctaatttatgcctgaataaattataagtaataattatataattaatggTTTTCTTCAAGTGACTTGAAATATgcttaaaagaaatacatacttatctataatgtCTTTAATTTTTCTAGCTGCACATTCAGCAATAACCTGTTGTCTAGTTTTTAATTCCTCAACAAATTCTGATTCAGCAGCATCAAGTTGAGTTTGAAATTCTTGTAATTTAGCTTTTACTACCTCATCAACTTGTTTCTGGTAAATTTCTTGTAATTCAGATCTAATTTTTTCCTTTTGCTCTACGAGATATCTTGTTTCATCTTTGGCTAATTTCTCGGCTTTTTTGGCATCGTCAAGAGTTGAAATCAGCGAAGTATTTTTTTGTTCTAGAATTAAATTTctgttattttcttcttttaattttagttgtaaattttctttttcttgtttgAGTACAGTCAATTCGGCTTCGCAAGTATCTAGAGCTTTATGAATGACATCCATTTCATTTCTAACTTCTCCACCTTTTAATCGTTCTTTGCCTAACTCTTTTTGAAGAGTCTTTAATGTTTCTTCAGATTGTTGATATTTTTCtactaatttattatattctacTTTCAATTTTTCGTACCTATTTTCTGCTTCTTGTACAAacgatttataattttccaatTCATCAGCATGATTTTTCAATAACTCTACTTTTTCCTTTGTtgcaatatcatttttttctttatatccAGCTGCAAGGTCTAAAGCTTTCGATAATTCACCTTCATAACGTTTTATCTGTGATTGAAATTCTGAAATCTCTAATTGATGTTTTTCTGTTACATTCTTAAGATTTGTTTGCAAAGCACTGTGTTCAATTTCTAACACATGCACTTGTTGCTTTAATTTGGACCATGCATTATGAAATTGTGTTATCaattcatttttttcattatctaCTCTAAGTGCTACTGCTACCTTTTCTTGTTGTTCTAGCAATCGTTTTTGGAGTTCTTGAATTAAGTGTTCACAATGCTGTAAAAAGTTTCCTATTATTcaatagaataatttatttaaaatatataaaaattgacaaaataaatttttatatacctCTCGtcggaatttttcttcttctaattTAATTCTGTGTAGTTCTTCTTGTGTTTTAGTACCATTATTTTCCCAGAAATCTGATAATGACAAAAGCCGTTGAGATTTTCtagaataaaagtaaaattatattactcccaaaactaaattttttattaaacacacacacatacagatatgtaattttgtttataacaaaaattaccttggaaaatattctgtatttgttgatgcatgagaaatattcttaataaGTGGTATATCATGTGTTTGCTTTATATATTGCACATTTCCATTGTGTTCAAAACTTTTGTAAGGTTCTGGCAAATATAATGCATTACATTCTGTACTTTTTGTTGCAGTATTACTTTGTATTAATTCATTATGCAATGAAGTATCTAACTTTTTATGCGTACTATATGTTTGAGTATTATGCATATCAATTATACTATTTACATTGTCTACATTTAAAGGGATTTGTTGAGTAATTGGTTCCCTCTTTTGTGCATCAGCTGTTTTAACAACTGACTTATCAATACTGCTTGAATTCATTGATTTATCTATACTTTCTACCTCTTCAGTCTTTGACACCTGATTTTGCATACTTTGTCCCCATGTTTTAAACTCTGAGATCATTTTATCAGTCTCATTCATGTGAAATGAATCAATATATGGCAAGGATATATCAGCAAAAACATCAGACTTTTTGTTAGATTTCAATAACAAAATATCATGACAGTCACTTGACTCATGTGGCTTAAATTCCAATTTTCGATTAACAGATTGTCTGTCTGCAGTCCTATAGTCTTTACTTCCAAGACTGTTGCTACTCTCATTAGATAATATACCATTTTGTTCCTTAAGATAATTATGCATGGAAACCCTGTTTATCCTTTTTGATAATTCTAATTCAGTAGCTTCCATCTCTTGAAGTAGTTCATCAACATCAGAGATCTCCATTTCTGGTATGTTAGTTTTAGAATGCGACTGCGGTTCTTCTGTTGTGCTAAGTAAAGTTGAGGTAGATGGCATTGAATGCAATTGATTGGAAGGAgatttaatacatatattatttgtaCGTTTACAATTTGCTGGATGAGAATGAAATTTCCCTCCTGGAGAATTAAACGTAACATGCGGAAAACCCACATTGCAAGCAGTAGGGGAAACCACCACAGAGGACTGGGACATTAGAGAGTCATGCTTATTTTCATCGTGTTCATTAGCATTAGTTGCATTAGTACCCATAGACACAGAGAGACGATTCCCCAAGTTTATGTCATTCTGATGAGAATTATAGATATGGTTTGGTAATGAGTGACCATTAGGGGTTGATGGAACAGACAAGGATTGACGAGGTTTTACAGGTGTATTTTGTAAGCTACAGTTTTCACTCACAGAAAATTTAGTTTTGGGTAATGTTTGCCTAAATTTGGCAACTGAATTACTCTGAATTTGTGATTCCAATGAATTATTTAGCAAAATAGCATCTAAGCTAGTATCTTTGGATTCGATAGCACAAACTCTGCTTTCTAGTGATTGCATATGCTCCACAAGTTCGGATATTACTCCAgtttttttattactataaCAATCTTTCATTCGATCAGAATTAACATCCGATTCTGAAGATGACGACACAAGGAACAGATCAGGTGGAATTAAGAGCaaaacatctgtatcatcagAATCACTCATCATCCATTTAAATTTCCTTTCACCAAAGCAAATTAAATCCAATTATCGTATGTTCCCAAAAAATTCGTATGTACACAGTATTTacacaatattttatacatccCTCCAAAACAGTAAAAAGTGTAAACAAAAGATTGAATTCACTACCTTattcatttaatattaaaagatgGTTATAAACCTCGACAGTATAGACAATTTGGAAGTGTTCTCAAACGATTGTCActcattttctattttacaccaaaaaattacattatgatacacatattttaaaaaatccgTAAACTAACCAAACAAATATTCGAACAGATGCATTCGCATCATGTTTTAACTAAAAATACGTTGATGCCATCGACAGATGGCAGCACAATGCattttaaattctttaaattaatgttttttgtaaaataatttattttcaattcttttctttcatcgtatatataaaaaagtaaaaggttgttaaataatttacatatcaaatttattaagTTTGTTGTAGAAATCAATATGACATGATTTATAACTGAACTTTCAACTGAATATTTAATCCTTTTATTCATAAAGCTTTATCGTTTTCCGTTCTCCATttatattagatatatattttatttccacttTCCACTTTTcacttttcatttttcattttgtcacaagaatgaaatataaatttatgctACGTTCTATCCTTATGAAATCTATATGATATGTATGTGTAGAAATATACGAACTGGTCGTGAGAACTATTTATTCCCtgaaattaatattgtattagaagaaaatgttatgttattacaagaaaaaaatgttggaaGAAATCTAATTATACTTCTTTGTATTCCAATATACCACatatcgaaaataaaaaaagaaataagaaactAAAGAAAATAAGGAAATGAGAtactaaattttaaaataattgtttgtttattttattttacgtgCAGAAGAAATACAACTtgtttcggtcgttacaattatattaaaaacgtTGGTCAGACGAAGCTAAACTAAatcattttcctttctttcacTTGAATATAGAAGAAcgcagaaaaaagaaataaatgttcgaaaaattctttttaaaaacTTTGAATGTTTGA from Bombus huntii isolate Logan2020A chromosome 5, iyBomHunt1.1, whole genome shotgun sequence includes the following:
- the LOC126865896 gene encoding repetitive organellar protein-like isoform X2 — protein: MMSDSDDTDVLLLIPPDLFLVSSSSESDVNSDRMKDCYSNKKTGVISELVEHMQSLESRVCAIESKDTSLDAILLNNSLESQIQSNSVAKFRQTLPKTKFSVSENCSLQNTPVKPRQSLSVPSTPNGHSLPNHIYNSHQNDINLGNRLSVSMGTNATNANEHDENKHDSLMSQSSVVVSPTACNVGFPHVTFNSPGGKFHSHPANCKRTNNICIKSPSNQLHSMPSTSTLLSTTEEPQSHSKTNIPEMEISDVDELLQEMEATELELSKRINRVSMHNYLKEQNGILSNESSNSLGSKDYRTADRQSVNRKLEFKPHESSDCHDILLLKSNKKSDVFADISLPYIDSFHMNETDKMISEFKTWGQSMQNQVSKTEEVESIDKSMNSSSIDKSVVKTADAQKREPITQQIPLNVDNVNSIIDMHNTQTYSTHKKLDTSLHNELIQSNTATKSTECNALYLPEPYKSFEHNGNVQYIKQTHDIPLIKNISHASTNTEYFPRKSQRLLSLSDFWENNGTKTQEELHRIKLEEEKFRREHCEHLIQELQKRLLEQQEKVAVALRVDNEKNELITQFHNAWSKLKQQVHVLEIEHSALQTNLKNVTEKHQLEISEFQSQIKRYEGELSKALDLAAGYKEKNDIATKEKVELLKNHADELENYKSFVQEAENRYEKLKVEYNKLVEKYQQSEETLKTLQKELGKERLKGGEVRNEMDVIHKALDTCEAELTVLKQEKENLQLKLKEENNRNLILEQKNTSLISTLDDAKKAEKLAKDETRYLVEQKEKIRSELQEIYQKQVDEVVKAKLQEFQTQLDAAESEFVEELKTRQQVIAECAARKIKDIIDKHKLEINLLEEKHKEEKRLCELQLAEALQKSSFLEAQLNSQRATKSQLAEQLHSVMQKQWQQALRIISGENMENLTPLQKIHAEKLFESGGPRKSESMPNCYTKISQEPIKLMSYVTDAQNFRDQSECTMTSLDETPVASRKKSKDDLRKYVRLIAEMQQAKEEFSKITGDISSSPLLCREVPRKHYLKKEPSIRDEDNIAWQPISEITQDNSEFIPISQKISTKGEQQKH
- the LOC126865896 gene encoding repetitive organellar protein-like isoform X1 encodes the protein MMSDSDDTDVLLLIPPDLFLVSSSSESDVNSDRMKDCYSNKKTGVISELVEHMQSLESRVCAIESKDTSLDAILLNNSLESQIQSNSVAKFRQTLPKTKFSVSENCSLQNTPVKPRQSLSVPSTPNGHSLPNHIYNSHQNDINLGNRLSVSMGTNATNANEHDENKHDSLMSQSSVVVSPTACNVGFPHVTFNSPGGKFHSHPANCKRTNNICIKSPSNQLHSMPSTSTLLSTTEEPQSHSKTNIPEMEISDVDELLQEMEATELELSKRINRVSMHNYLKEQNGILSNESSNSLGSKDYRTADRQSVNRKLEFKPHESSDCHDILLLKSNKKSDVFADISLPYIDSFHMNETDKMISEFKTWGQSMQNQVSKTEEVESIDKSMNSSSIDKSVVKTADAQKREPITQQIPLNVDNVNSIIDMHNTQTYSTHKKLDTSLHNELIQSNTATKSTECNALYLPEPYKSFEHNGNVQYIKQTHDIPLIKNISHASTNTEYFPRKSQRLLSLSDFWENNGTKTQEELHRIKLEEEKFRREHCEHLIQELQKRLLEQQEKVAVALRVDNEKNELITQFHNAWSKLKQQVHVLEIEHSALQTNLKNVTEKHQLEISEFQSQIKRYEGELSKALDLAAGYKEKNDIATKEKVELLKNHADELENYKSFVQEAENRYEKLKVEYNKLVEKYQQSEETLKTLQKELGKERLKGGEVRNEMDVIHKALDTCEAELTVLKQEKENLQLKLKEENNRNLILEQKNTSLISTLDDAKKAEKLAKDETRYLVEQKEKIRSELQEIYQKQVDEVVKAKLQEFQTQLDAAESEFVEELKTRQQVIAECAARKIKDIIDKHKLEINLLEEKHKEEKRLCELQLAEALQKSSFLEAQLNSQRATKSQLAEQLHSVMQKQWQQALRIISGENMENLTPLQKIHAEKLFESGGPRKSESMPNCYTKISQEPIKLMSYVTDAQNFRDQSECTMTSLDETPVASRKKSKDDLRKYVRLIAEMQQAKEEFSKITGDISSSPLLCREVPRKHYLKKEPSIRDEDNIAWQPISEITQDNSEFIPISQKISTKGEQQKVKPPWK
- the LOC126865896 gene encoding repetitive organellar protein-like isoform X3, with translation MMSDSDDTDVLLLIPPDLFLVSSSSESDVNSDRMKDCYSNKKTGVISELVEHMQSLESRVCAIESKDTSLDAILLNNSLESQIQSNSVAKFRQTLPKTKFSVSENCSLQNTPVKPRQSLSVPSTPNGHSLPNHIYNSHQNDINLGNRLSVSMGTNATNANEHDENKHDSLMSQSSVVVSPTACNVGFPHVTFNSPGGKFHSHPANCKRTNNICIKSPSNQLHSMPSTSTLLSTTEEPQSHSKTNIPEMEISDVDELLQEMEATELELSKRINRVSMHNYLKEQNGILSNESSNSLGSKDYRTADRQSVNRKLEFKPHESSDCHDILLLKSNKKSDVFADISLPYIDSFHMNETDKMISEFKTWGQSMQNQVSKTEEVESIDKSMNSSSIDKSVVKTADAQKREPITQQIPLNVDNVNSIIDMHNTQTYSTHKKLDTSLHNELIQSNTATKSTECNALYLPEPYKSFEHNGNVQYIKQTHDIPLIKNISHASTNTEYFPRKSQRLLSLSDFWENNGTKTQEELHRIKLEEEKFRREHCEHLIQELQKRLLEQQEKVAVALRVDNEKNELITQFHNAWSKLKQQVHVLEIEHSALQTNLKNVTEKHQLEISEFQSQIKRYEGELSKALDLAAGYKEKNDIATKEKVELLKNHADELENYKSFVQEAENRYEKLKVEYNKLVEKYQQSEETLKTLQKELGKERLKGGEVRNEMDVIHKALDTCEAELTVLKQEKENLQLKLKEENNRNLILEQKNTSLISTLDDAKKAEKLAKDETRYLVEQKEKIRSELQEIYQKQVDEVVKAKLQEFQTQLDAAESEFVEELKTRQQVIAECAARKIKDIIDKHKLEINLLEEKHKEEKRLCELQLAEALQKSSFLEAQLNSQRATKSQLAEQLHSVMQKQWQQALRIISGENMENLTPLQKIHAEKLFESGGPRKSESMPNCYTKISQEPIKLMSYVTDAQNFRDQSECTMTSLDETPVASRKKSKDDLRKYVRLIAEMQQAKEEFSKITGDISSSPLLCREVPRKHYLKKEPSIRDEDNIAWQPISEVDYSRQQ